One part of the Desulfonema ishimotonii genome encodes these proteins:
- a CDS encoding protein-glutamate methylesterase/protein-glutamine glutaminase: MIKVLIVDDSAVVRKILTEELSKYKDIEIVGSAVDPYIARDKIVKLRPDVITLDMEMPRMDGLSFLVKLMKHYPLPVVVLSSLTPQNSETALKALEIGAVEVLCKPGSAYSTLDVSRNLVNAIRAAASAKIRVQPRKTRPQAEAEVVPPPDLRFKTTHKVISIGASTGGTKAIETVLRGMPVTAPGIVIVQHMPENFTTAFARRLNEVCPIEVREAKDGDHVIPGLALIAPGNRHMLLHRSGGNYLVRIKDGMPVYYQRPSVDVLFRSVARHAGANAVGALMTGMGADGARGLLEMRENGACTLAQDEATCIVFGMPKEAIRIGAVDEIVPLPQMTRQIINALKDPKKGNPQRFKAANRSG, from the coding sequence ATGATAAAAGTACTGATTGTTGACGATTCGGCAGTTGTCCGCAAAATTCTGACCGAAGAATTATCAAAATACAAGGACATCGAAATCGTCGGAAGCGCTGTTGATCCCTATATTGCCAGAGATAAAATCGTAAAGCTCAGACCGGATGTCATCACTCTGGATATGGAAATGCCCAGAATGGACGGCCTCTCCTTTCTCGTGAAGCTGATGAAACACTATCCGCTGCCGGTTGTCGTGCTGAGTTCGCTGACGCCCCAGAACAGCGAAACCGCATTGAAAGCCCTTGAGATCGGGGCCGTTGAGGTACTCTGCAAGCCCGGATCAGCTTACTCCACCCTGGATGTATCCCGCAACCTGGTCAATGCCATCCGGGCGGCGGCTTCGGCAAAAATCCGGGTCCAGCCCCGGAAAACGCGCCCGCAGGCTGAGGCAGAAGTGGTTCCCCCGCCGGATCTTCGCTTCAAAACGACCCATAAGGTCATCAGCATCGGTGCCTCCACCGGCGGGACCAAGGCCATTGAAACCGTACTCAGGGGGATGCCCGTCACGGCTCCGGGCATCGTCATCGTTCAGCATATGCCTGAAAATTTCACCACCGCCTTTGCCAGGCGGCTGAATGAGGTCTGCCCCATTGAGGTCCGCGAGGCAAAGGACGGGGATCATGTCATCCCGGGGCTGGCACTGATCGCACCCGGCAACCGGCACATGCTGCTCCACCGGAGCGGGGGAAATTATCTGGTGCGGATCAAGGACGGGATGCCGGTCTATTATCAGCGGCCCAGTGTCGATGTACTGTTCCGGTCCGTTGCCCGGCACGCCGGCGCCAATGCCGTCGGCGCGCTGATGACCGGCATGGGGGCAGACGGGGCCAGGGGGCTGCTGGAAATGCGTGAAAACGGGGCCTGTACCCTGGCCCAGGATGAGGCGACCTGCATCGTATTCGGGATGCCCAAAGAGGCCATCAGGATCGGTGCTGTGGACGAGATCGTCCCACTGCCGCAGATGACCCGGCAGATCATAAATGCCCTGAAAGACCCGAAAAAGGGGAACCCGCAGCGATTTAAGGCCGCCAACCGGTCCGGCTGA
- a CDS encoding chemotaxis protein CheD, protein MKDKTDKPVPVNYFLEPGYIFIASEPTIISGVIGSGVSVCLFDRKKMFGGMNLYQFPYVRERQKATARYGNASTPTLIRMMLNNGSDIRHLEAQILGGAYNRKISHDNIGQENIMAARKFLHRNRIAVTSEDVGGEKGRKVIFNTSNNEVAVMKVDRIRACDWYPYENHRG, encoded by the coding sequence GTGAAAGACAAAACAGACAAACCGGTTCCTGTGAACTACTTTCTCGAACCCGGCTATATCTTCATAGCCTCCGAACCGACAATTATCTCCGGCGTCATCGGCTCCGGGGTCTCCGTGTGCCTTTTCGACCGGAAAAAAATGTTCGGCGGCATGAACCTCTACCAGTTTCCGTATGTGCGTGAAAGACAAAAGGCCACGGCCCGCTATGGCAATGCCTCGACGCCCACCCTTATCCGGATGATGCTGAATAACGGCTCCGATATCCGGCATCTCGAAGCCCAGATTCTGGGCGGAGCATATAACCGGAAAATCTCCCATGACAATATCGGCCAGGAGAACATCATGGCCGCCAGAAAATTTTTGCACAGAAACCGGATTGCCGTCACATCCGAAGATGTGGGCGGGGAAAAGGGGCGAAAGGTCATCTTCAATACCAGCAACAACGAAGTTGCCGTGATGAAAGTCGATCGGATCAGGGCCTGCGACTGGTACCCCTATGAAAATCACCGGGGGTAA
- a CDS encoding class I SAM-dependent methyltransferase, whose translation MRKNLDAYASMALMLQWQSQNATHTDCYYAERVNFWRDHFPARLYDELLRQDEGERTEMSFRAGEALPAFQPDRVFDIRHCQFEDGPDGGPRRGRFYPKGVLRDVANVFRANMAPFRCAEVGDSAIRVDFNHPLAKKDLRVRTVIDRIWEKESDTGGSCADWMETLSDGPGMQSRRNGRATDFFSGSPFAREDERPDSRFYASPRFVSHIDETAMHTVSQLYGELLRPGMRVLDLMSSWQSHLPARTEMSHVTGLGLNAEELMRNERLDDHVVRDLNENPVLPFDDASYDASVCTVSVEYLTRPFEVFREISRVLKPGGQFIVSFSNRWFPPKVINIWHELHEFERMGMVLEYFLASARFEDLHTWSMRGKPRPVNDKYYGEQIFSDPVYCVRGRRA comes from the coding sequence ATGAGGAAAAACTTGGATGCATATGCCAGCATGGCGCTGATGTTGCAGTGGCAGAGTCAGAACGCAACCCACACAGATTGTTATTATGCGGAAAGAGTCAATTTCTGGCGGGATCACTTTCCGGCCAGGCTCTATGATGAATTGCTTCGCCAGGATGAAGGCGAACGCACAGAGATGTCCTTCAGGGCCGGAGAAGCGCTGCCTGCGTTTCAGCCGGACCGCGTGTTTGATATCAGACACTGTCAGTTTGAAGACGGCCCGGACGGGGGGCCTCGCAGGGGGCGATTTTATCCCAAAGGGGTGCTGCGGGATGTGGCCAACGTCTTCCGGGCCAATATGGCACCGTTTCGCTGTGCAGAGGTCGGAGATTCGGCCATCCGCGTTGATTTTAATCACCCGCTGGCGAAAAAGGATCTCCGGGTCCGCACGGTCATCGACAGGATCTGGGAAAAGGAATCGGATACCGGCGGAAGTTGCGCGGACTGGATGGAAACCTTGTCAGACGGGCCGGGAATGCAGAGCCGCCGGAACGGGCGGGCCACGGATTTTTTTTCCGGTTCTCCCTTTGCCCGGGAGGATGAACGCCCGGACAGCCGGTTTTATGCGTCCCCCAGGTTTGTCAGCCACATTGACGAGACAGCGATGCACACCGTTTCACAGCTCTACGGAGAACTGCTCAGGCCGGGGATGAGGGTGCTGGATCTGATGAGCAGCTGGCAATCCCATCTTCCTGCCCGGACGGAGATGAGCCATGTCACCGGCCTTGGCCTCAATGCGGAAGAGCTGATGCGGAACGAACGGCTGGACGACCATGTGGTCCGGGATCTGAATGAAAACCCGGTTCTGCCCTTTGACGATGCGAGCTATGATGCCTCGGTCTGCACGGTATCTGTTGAATATCTGACCCGGCCCTTTGAGGTGTTCAGGGAGATCAGCCGTGTGCTGAAGCCGGGCGGCCAGTTTATTGTTTCGTTTTCCAACCGCTGGTTTCCGCCCAAAGTGATCAATATCTGGCATGAACTTCATGAGTTTGAACGCATGGGGATGGTGCTGGAATATTTTCTGGCGTCAGCCCGTTTTGAGGATCTGCACACCTGGTCCATGCGCGGAAAACCGAGACCCGTAAATGATAAATACTACGGGGAACAGATCTTCTCAGATCCTGTTTACTGCGTCCGGGGGCGCAGGGCCTGA
- a CDS encoding response regulator — MVINVLVVDDSSVMRAMIMKTMRMSGLPLGKIHQAANGQEGLEMLKQHWVDLVIVDINMPVMNGEEMIDAMREHPEMKDISVVVISTEGSDTRIERLQHKGAVFIHKPFSPETIRDVVRNTMDIGENDETSD; from the coding sequence ATGGTAATTAATGTCCTGGTTGTGGATGATAGTAGTGTCATGCGGGCGATGATAATGAAAACCATGCGCATGAGCGGTCTTCCGCTTGGAAAAATTCATCAGGCTGCCAACGGACAGGAAGGGCTTGAAATGCTGAAACAACACTGGGTCGACCTTGTGATTGTGGATATCAACATGCCGGTGATGAACGGCGAGGAGATGATTGATGCCATGCGCGAACATCCCGAGATGAAGGATATTTCGGTTGTGGTCATATCGACCGAGGGCAGCGACACACGCATTGAAAGGCTCCAGCATAAGGGAGCGGTATTCATCCACAAACCCTTTTCCCCGGAAACGATCCGGGATGTGGTCAGAAATACGATGGACATAGGGGAAAATGATGAAACATCCGATTGA
- a CDS encoding pyridoxamine 5'-phosphate oxidase family protein → MELKEYFETVKGTGVLATADKEGRVDVAVYSRPHIMEDGTLALIMRDRLTHYCLQSNPHAAYMFIEACPGYRGKRLFLTKLREEEEGAEVAAQKRRSLSSEEDAERGPKFLVVFHIDRVLPLIGPGD, encoded by the coding sequence ATGGAACTGAAAGAATATTTTGAAACAGTAAAGGGAACCGGCGTTCTGGCAACCGCAGATAAGGAGGGCCGGGTAGATGTTGCGGTCTATTCAAGGCCCCATATTATGGAGGACGGAACCCTGGCCCTGATCATGCGGGACCGCCTGACACACTACTGTCTTCAGTCCAATCCCCATGCGGCATACATGTTTATTGAGGCCTGTCCCGGATACAGGGGCAAACGGCTGTTTCTTACCAAACTGAGGGAAGAGGAGGAGGGCGCGGAAGTGGCTGCGCAGAAGCGCAGAAGCCTGTCGTCCGAAGAGGACGCTGAGAGAGGTCCGAAATTTCTGGTCGTTTTCCATATTGACAGGGTGTTGCCTCTGATCGGGCCGGGCGATTGA
- a CDS encoding chemotaxis protein CheD encodes MKHVVLVGDMKVGDREDILVTHALGSCLGLMIYDPVAQVGGMLHAMLPLSKINPEKAGTNPYMFVDTGVPRLFKTVYELGGKKERMIVKAAGCGRPLSNNEMFKIGERNYIVLKKILWKNNVLLDAEDIGGTASRTVHFTLSDGQVTISSSSLKWTM; translated from the coding sequence ATGAAACATGTTGTTTTAGTGGGGGATATGAAGGTGGGCGACCGGGAAGACATCCTGGTGACGCACGCGCTGGGCAGTTGTCTGGGCCTGATGATCTATGATCCTGTCGCACAGGTCGGCGGCATGCTCCACGCCATGTTGCCGCTGTCCAAAATCAACCCGGAAAAAGCCGGTACCAATCCGTATATGTTTGTGGACACCGGCGTTCCCAGGTTATTTAAAACCGTATATGAACTGGGCGGGAAAAAGGAGAGAATGATCGTGAAAGCCGCAGGTTGCGGACGCCCTCTCAGCAACAATGAGATGTTCAAAATCGGAGAGAGAAACTACATTGTGCTGAAAAAAATCCTATGGAAAAATAACGTACTCCTGGATGCTGAAGATATTGGCGGCACCGCCAGCCGAACCGTCCATTTCACCCTGTCGGACGGACAGGTCACAATCAGCAGCAGCAGCCTGAAGTGGACGATGTGA
- a CDS encoding chemotaxis protein CheX: MMKHPIEKVLYSVADEVLGKLAFIFSFPEHERAPMNTADAVAASVSFKGPFDGNLTMFISGAVLPELTGNMLGVDDASTTEAQQFDALRELINVICGNLLPRIAGKRSVFNVSSPRIISRKPGSPESYDEESLISMARLTLEEGECDLCLFVRGRLPDGAIVIREAENSNGQ; the protein is encoded by the coding sequence ATGATGAAACATCCGATTGAAAAGGTGCTTTATTCTGTAGCGGACGAGGTTCTGGGGAAGCTTGCCTTTATCTTCTCTTTTCCGGAACACGAACGGGCCCCCATGAACACTGCGGATGCGGTTGCTGCCAGCGTTTCGTTCAAAGGCCCGTTTGACGGAAACCTCACCATGTTCATCTCCGGAGCGGTTCTGCCGGAACTGACCGGTAACATGCTGGGCGTCGATGATGCCAGCACAACAGAGGCGCAGCAATTCGATGCGCTCCGGGAACTCATCAACGTCATCTGCGGCAATCTGCTCCCCCGGATCGCAGGCAAACGCTCTGTTTTCAATGTATCTTCTCCCCGGATTATCAGCCGCAAACCAGGATCTCCCGAATCTTATGATGAGGAGTCACTCATATCAATGGCCCGGCTGACCCTTGAAGAGGGAGAGTGCGACCTCTGCCTGTTTGTCCGGGGCCGGCTTCCCGACGGTGCCATTGTGATCAGGGAAGCAGAAAACAGCAACGGGCAATAA
- a CDS encoding methyl-accepting chemotaxis protein, with protein MKQEAVQKKMGKISLIMILASVLITAGFSIWDYASERNRLITEFEEMVHPIPERLANSLQKPLWFLDENLTQKLIELEMKNRKIFGIVVREADKKTVFSARKRGEDWSVIASDGEINPDKFEAEAATILYEEKPIGTVEIYFTKSFMKEKLKMLLIFIGIRVVIMCGCLVCLLIFIMKFFFVNPIAQVVQGLGVVGNEIESAAHRVSGTGQQLTAGTSRQAAAVEETSASLEEITSMTQQNTKNVIHSNNLMIDTAEVVSEAARSMTELTSSMEKISATGEETRKVIKTIEEIAFQTNLLALNAAVEAARAGDAGSGFAVVADEVRNLAMRSGEAAKNTAALIEASVDGIRKGSELVFKTNEAFNQVTDGAKKVGELLSEVTAASQEQSQGISQVSRAMVDIDKVTQENAAGVEETAAAIAKIENQIIDMKGLMVKLVNLIGNQNSQAAFSSSEPQTVSAPTKTLPEASPAVLPAISSRPFEGNLALTEKDDDEFEGF; from the coding sequence ATGAAACAAGAGGCCGTTCAAAAAAAAATGGGGAAAATTTCCCTTATTATGATTCTCGCATCCGTGCTGATTACCGCCGGATTCAGCATATGGGATTATGCCAGCGAAAGGAACCGGCTGATAACCGAATTTGAAGAGATGGTTCACCCCATTCCCGAACGACTGGCAAACAGCCTGCAGAAGCCATTGTGGTTTTTAGATGAAAATCTCACACAGAAGCTGATCGAACTGGAGATGAAGAACAGGAAAATCTTCGGCATCGTCGTGCGGGAGGCCGATAAGAAGACCGTATTCAGCGCAAGAAAGCGGGGCGAAGACTGGTCCGTGATCGCATCGGATGGAGAGATTAATCCGGATAAATTTGAGGCTGAGGCGGCAACCATCCTGTATGAAGAAAAACCCATCGGAACAGTAGAGATATATTTCACAAAATCCTTTATGAAGGAAAAGCTGAAGATGCTGCTCATCTTCATCGGGATCCGGGTGGTCATCATGTGCGGCTGCCTGGTCTGTCTGCTCATCTTCATCATGAAATTCTTTTTCGTCAACCCCATCGCCCAGGTTGTCCAAGGTCTCGGCGTGGTGGGTAACGAAATCGAATCCGCTGCCCATCGCGTTTCAGGCACCGGCCAGCAGCTGACGGCAGGCACATCCCGGCAGGCGGCCGCTGTGGAGGAAACCTCCGCATCCCTGGAGGAAATCACCTCCATGACGCAGCAAAACACCAAAAACGTGATCCATTCAAACAACCTGATGATCGACACCGCCGAGGTCGTCTCCGAAGCAGCCCGGTCCATGACCGAACTGACCTCGTCAATGGAGAAAATCTCCGCGACCGGCGAGGAAACCCGGAAGGTCATCAAAACCATTGAGGAAATCGCCTTCCAGACCAACCTCCTGGCGCTCAACGCCGCTGTGGAAGCCGCCCGCGCAGGAGACGCAGGCTCCGGTTTCGCTGTTGTGGCCGATGAGGTCAGAAATCTGGCAATGCGCTCCGGCGAGGCGGCCAAGAATACGGCAGCCCTGATCGAAGCCTCGGTCGACGGCATCCGGAAAGGGTCCGAACTGGTCTTTAAAACCAACGAGGCGTTTAACCAGGTTACCGACGGCGCAAAGAAGGTCGGCGAACTTCTCAGCGAAGTGACAGCTGCCTCTCAGGAGCAGTCTCAGGGCATTAGTCAGGTCAGCAGGGCCATGGTGGATATCGACAAAGTGACCCAGGAAAACGCGGCGGGTGTCGAAGAAACCGCCGCCGCCATCGCAAAGATAGAAAACCAGATCATTGATATGAAAGGACTGATGGTAAAGCTGGTGAACCTGATCGGGAATCAGAACAGCCAGGCGGCATTCTCATCGTCAGAACCGCAAACGGTTTCCGCGCCGACAAAAACGCTTCCGGAAGCATCCCCTGCGGTCCTTCCGGCCATATCCTCCCGTCCGTTTGAAGGAAATCTGGCGCTGACAGAAAAGGATGATGACGAGTTTGAGGGGTTCTGA
- a CDS encoding CheR family methyltransferase, translated as MNLMSAELTEKQFKKISLLIYQLCGINLKDGKQALVRARLMKRLRALKIQSFTEYIGYIESQSGKQELSFMVDVMTTNKTSFFREPEHFTYLCENILPKMNHRRMRFWTAACSSGEESFSLTMLLREHIADSALRDIKVLATDISMKMLEKARHAIYSEEEVRDIPPLFLQKYFTKIRQETTSFYKVRDSVRALVRIGWLNLMDPWPMKGPFNVIFCRNVMIYFDRPTQQRLIHRFWELLEPGGYLFVGHSEGLSAVSHKFNYVRPAVYRK; from the coding sequence ATGAACTTAATGTCAGCAGAACTGACCGAAAAACAGTTTAAAAAAATCAGCCTGCTTATCTATCAGCTATGCGGAATCAATCTGAAAGACGGAAAGCAGGCCCTGGTCAGGGCCCGCCTGATGAAGAGATTGCGTGCATTAAAAATACAGAGCTTCACAGAATACATCGGCTATATCGAATCCCAGAGCGGCAAGCAGGAGCTGAGCTTTATGGTCGATGTGATGACCACCAATAAAACCAGCTTCTTCCGTGAGCCCGAACACTTTACCTATCTCTGTGAAAACATCCTGCCGAAAATGAACCACCGGCGGATGAGGTTCTGGACCGCAGCCTGCTCATCCGGTGAGGAATCCTTTTCACTGACGATGCTGCTCCGGGAGCATATCGCGGACAGCGCACTCAGAGATATCAAAGTACTGGCCACGGATATTTCCATGAAAATGCTTGAAAAAGCCAGACATGCCATTTACAGTGAGGAAGAGGTCCGGGATATTCCGCCCCTGTTTTTACAAAAATATTTCACAAAAATCCGTCAGGAAACCACCTCCTTTTACAAGGTCCGCGACAGCGTCCGCGCCCTGGTGCGGATCGGCTGGCTCAACCTGATGGACCCGTGGCCCATGAAAGGCCCGTTTAATGTCATCTTCTGCCGAAATGTGATGATCTATTTTGACAGGCCCACCCAGCAGAGACTGATTCACCGTTTCTGGGAACTTCTGGAGCCCGGAGGCTATCTTTTTGTCGGACATTCGGAAGGTCTGTCGGCCGTCTCGCATAAATTTAATTATGTGCGGCCCGCAGTTTACAGAAAATAA